A single genomic interval of Agromyces cerinus harbors:
- a CDS encoding pyrimidine reductase family protein — MIADGPVLPPPPDRAALLAAYALPDRDTRRVRMNFVASLDGAATLEGRSGGLGDASDRLAMQVLRTLADVVLVGAGTVRVEGYGGLAVGEEDAAWRVARGLPGQPRLAVVSSSLDLDPDSAFFTAAVTRPIVVTHAAAPAARRAALEQVADVIVAGEQAVDLRAMLDLLADRGLRQVLCEGGPHLFGALLEADLVDELCLSLSPMLVGGDAGRIVRGAPELECRMHLVHAIPAGDLVLLRYRRG; from the coding sequence GTGATCGCCGACGGGCCCGTGCTGCCACCCCCGCCCGATCGGGCGGCACTGCTCGCCGCCTACGCCCTGCCCGATCGCGACACACGGCGGGTGCGCATGAACTTCGTCGCGAGCCTCGACGGTGCGGCCACCCTCGAGGGCCGCAGCGGCGGTCTCGGAGACGCGAGCGATCGCCTCGCCATGCAGGTGCTGCGCACGCTCGCCGACGTCGTGCTGGTCGGCGCCGGCACCGTGCGGGTCGAGGGCTACGGCGGCCTGGCCGTGGGCGAAGAGGATGCCGCGTGGCGCGTCGCCCGCGGACTGCCCGGGCAGCCCCGGCTCGCTGTCGTGTCCTCGTCGCTCGACCTCGACCCCGATTCGGCGTTCTTCACGGCGGCCGTGACGCGGCCGATCGTCGTGACCCATGCCGCGGCGCCCGCCGCGCGCCGAGCAGCGCTCGAACAGGTCGCCGACGTGATCGTCGCAGGGGAGCAGGCCGTCGATCTGCGCGCCATGCTCGACCTGCTCGCCGATCGCGGCCTCCGGCAGGTGCTCTGCGAGGGCGGGCCGCACCTCTTCGGAGCCCTCCTCGAGGCCGACCTCGTCGACGAGCTCTGCCTCTCGCTCAGCCCGATGCTCGTCGGCGGCGATGCCGGGCGCATCGTGCGCGGTGCTCCCGAGCTCGAATGCCGCATGCACCTCGTGCATGCGATCCCGGCCGGGGACCTGGTGCTGCTGCGCTATCGGCGCGGCTGA